Proteins from a single region of Leucoraja erinacea ecotype New England chromosome 25, Leri_hhj_1, whole genome shotgun sequence:
- the pheta1 gene encoding sesquipedalian-1, which produces MKLNERSVAYYATCDSPTDKTGYLHKKGERNTAYHRRWFVLKGNLFFYFEEKESREPIGVIILEGCTVELCESSEEHAFAIKFDSVKSRSYKMAAENPTEMEAWVKALSRASFDYMRIVVRELEKQLEEMQQSRGSSRKSQRKPFAQKHAINPSGAQQISSSCTMSHGTPVKENGYVPWNTTSVQTLETEWNGKAHGVNDNDIAKYFPDQVLERPPHTQRLPPPLPPRRRTATGGVTSGIGGLMLAYDNAASGTGTYCFSRLHEWFGRDVIQLQRQWQEHKIRNDGVSEPDHII; this is translated from the coding sequence ATGAAGTTGAATGAAAGAAGTGTGGCATACTATGCCACTTGTGATTCTCCAACTGACAAGACTGGATACTTGCACAAAAAGGGAGAACGAAACACTGCTTATCACCGCCGTTGGTTTGTTTTGAAGGGTAACCTGTTCTTTTACTTTGAAGAAAAGGAGAGCAGAGAGCCCATTGGAGTAATCATATTGGAGGGATGTACTGTGGAATTGTGCGAGTCTTCAGAGGAGCATGCTTTTGCAATCAAGTTTGACAGTGTTAAGTCAAGGTCATACAAAATGGCTGCTGAGAACCCCACAGAAATGGAAGCCTGGGTTAAAGCTTTATCCCGCGCAAGTTTTGACTACATGAGAATAGTTGTGAGGGAACTTGAAAAACAATTGGAAGAGATGCAGCAAAGTAGAGGCAGCAGCCGGAAAAGCCAGAGAAAACCATTTGCACAAAAACATGCAATCAATCCTTCTGGTGCACAACAAATCTCAAGTAGTTGCACTATGTCCCATGGAACTCCTGTTAAAGAAAATGGCTACGTTCCCTGGAATACCACATCAGTTCAAACACTAGAAACTGAATGGAATGGCAAAGCTCATGGTGTTAATGATAATGATATTGCTAAATACTTCCCAGACCAGGTGCTGGAAAGACCACCACATACCCAACGCTTGCCACCTCCCTTGCCCCCAAGGAGGAGAACAGCAACAGGAGGAGTAACGTCTGGGATTGGTGGTCTGATGCTGGCCTATGATAATGCTGCCTCAGGCACAGGGACTTACTGCTTCAGCAGATTACATGAGTGGTTTGGCAGGGATGTGATACAGCTGCAAAGACAGTGGCAAGAGCATAAGATCAGAAATGATGGTGTGTCAGAACCTGATCACATCATCTGA